In Streptomyces sp. RFCAC02, the following proteins share a genomic window:
- a CDS encoding thioester domain-containing protein, whose protein sequence is MISARRRTTARRAASAVVTGLLATGAIATATAAVADENPPQHNEGATATLDGLTTFGKVNVTHNGETDEYSAGLFTLKDDNGGTYLTYCVDLFTETAAHAPYKEVDWDSSKLHDNENAGKILWVLQHSYPVLSADELVAQAGVEGELSEDEAAAATQAAIWRLSDDVETEPKNDVAAEVADWLTENAQTTEEPAASLSLSPSQVNGESGGLVGPVTVDTTAASAAVSLDEAAAAQGVTLTDAQGTPLDEGAVAAGTDVYFSVPEGTEDGTATLTASVESAVSIGRVFTGAEAETQTMILAGTENTRTEATAGAAWTTPEAPAAPAPDVTFEEKCSENGGGVDVTITNNGDAPGTYTIGDQTVTVQPGTSSEAVRVPAEEDTQVTVEVKDETGTVIATHTATIDCAPAQTETPAAPPADEQPEDEGPAPAGDSEDLAETGSGTNPALFGGIALALLVVGGGVVFFIRRRGAGTN, encoded by the coding sequence ATGATTTCTGCGCGCAGGCGGACCACCGCCCGCCGTGCGGCCTCCGCCGTCGTGACCGGTCTCCTCGCCACCGGTGCGATCGCCACCGCGACGGCCGCCGTCGCGGACGAGAACCCGCCGCAGCACAACGAGGGCGCCACCGCCACCCTCGACGGCCTGACCACCTTCGGCAAGGTGAACGTCACGCACAACGGCGAGACCGACGAGTACTCCGCCGGCCTCTTCACGCTGAAGGACGACAACGGCGGCACGTACCTCACCTACTGCGTCGACCTGTTCACGGAGACGGCGGCCCACGCCCCCTACAAGGAGGTGGACTGGGACTCCTCGAAGCTGCACGACAACGAGAACGCCGGCAAGATCCTCTGGGTGCTCCAGCACTCCTACCCCGTCCTGTCGGCCGACGAGCTCGTCGCCCAGGCCGGTGTCGAGGGCGAGCTGAGCGAGGACGAGGCCGCCGCCGCCACCCAGGCCGCCATCTGGCGCCTGTCGGACGACGTGGAGACCGAGCCGAAGAACGACGTCGCGGCCGAGGTCGCCGACTGGCTGACGGAGAACGCCCAGACCACCGAGGAGCCCGCGGCCTCCCTGAGCCTGTCGCCCTCCCAGGTCAACGGTGAGTCCGGCGGCCTGGTCGGCCCGGTCACCGTCGACACCACCGCGGCGAGCGCGGCCGTGTCCCTCGACGAGGCCGCCGCCGCCCAGGGCGTCACCCTGACCGACGCCCAGGGCACCCCGCTGGACGAGGGCGCCGTCGCGGCCGGCACCGACGTCTACTTCTCCGTGCCCGAGGGCACCGAGGACGGCACCGCCACCCTCACCGCCTCCGTGGAGTCCGCCGTCTCGATCGGCCGTGTCTTCACCGGCGCCGAGGCCGAGACCCAGACGATGATCCTGGCCGGCACCGAGAACACCCGCACCGAGGCCACCGCCGGTGCCGCGTGGACCACCCCCGAGGCCCCGGCCGCCCCGGCGCCCGACGTGACCTTCGAGGAGAAGTGCTCCGAGAACGGCGGCGGCGTCGACGTCACCATCACCAACAACGGTGACGCCCCCGGCACCTACACCATCGGCGACCAGACGGTCACCGTGCAGCCCGGCACCAGCTCCGAGGCCGTGCGCGTCCCCGCCGAGGAGGACACGCAGGTGACCGTCGAGGTCAAGGACGAGACCGGCACCGTCATCGCCACGCACACCGCGACGATCGACTGCGCCCCGGCCCAGACCGAGACCCCGGCCGCCCCGCCGGCCGACGAGCAGCCCGAGGACGAGGGCCCGGCCCCCGCGGGTGACAGCGAGGACCTGGCCGAGACCGGCAGCGGCACCAACCCGGCCCTGTTCGGCGGCATCGCGCTCGCGCTGCTCGTCGTCGGCG
- a CDS encoding GTPase — protein MTDTTTGAAQAGALGVRLGALRELVGLSRTRLPDDRLTAAGRVLDEAAARDRLPRAYTAVAIAGATGCGKSTLFNALAGAQLSEAGVRRPTTATAVSCTWEAGRDLPADGLLERLGVPARARRRAHVLDPGLRGLVLLDLPDHDSVDTAHRDQVDRLLTLVDAVIWVVDPEKYADALFHERYLSAFAGHADVSIVVLNQTDRLPDDAVDAVLDDLRRLLDEHGVALGEHGEPGAGVLAVSALTGDGIPELRQAVAELVAPRTAAARRLAADVDGVARDLGPLYIADASEAPAGLTPQSREDFEDRLAAAVGAPAAGLAAERGWLRRADRACGTPWAQGLRRLAARQAERRGEPAGLATKRQSAGPPAVARPAVEQAVRDLADEAADGLPDPWARAVRDAARRGARDLPAALDAALAGAPTERLPRPRWWTAAAAAQAVLLAAQLLGVCWLLIGLAGHPVVADWLPPLLLAGGSLGGPLLAWGCRMAARGPARAHGRQEEWRLRRIAADCGHRQVLEPVAAELMRYHEVRERYVVAASPTGGSELSGRLR, from the coding sequence GTGACCGACACCACCACCGGCGCCGCCCAGGCCGGCGCCCTCGGCGTCCGCCTCGGCGCACTGCGCGAACTCGTCGGCCTCTCCCGCACCCGACTCCCCGACGACCGGCTCACCGCCGCGGGACGCGTCCTCGACGAGGCCGCCGCACGGGACCGCCTGCCCCGCGCCTACACCGCCGTCGCCATCGCCGGCGCCACCGGCTGCGGCAAGTCGACGCTCTTCAACGCGCTGGCCGGCGCCCAGCTCTCCGAGGCCGGCGTCCGCCGCCCCACCACCGCGACCGCCGTCTCCTGCACCTGGGAGGCCGGCCGCGACCTGCCCGCCGACGGGCTGCTGGAACGCCTCGGCGTCCCCGCCCGCGCCCGCCGCCGCGCCCACGTCCTCGACCCGGGGCTGCGCGGCCTCGTCCTCCTCGACCTGCCCGACCACGACTCCGTCGACACCGCGCACCGCGACCAGGTGGACCGGCTGCTGACGCTCGTGGACGCCGTCATCTGGGTCGTCGACCCGGAGAAGTACGCCGACGCGCTGTTCCACGAGCGCTACCTGAGCGCCTTCGCCGGGCACGCGGACGTCAGCATCGTCGTCCTCAACCAGACGGACCGCCTGCCGGACGACGCCGTCGACGCGGTCCTCGACGACCTGCGGCGTCTCCTCGACGAGCACGGCGTCGCGCTCGGCGAGCACGGCGAGCCCGGCGCGGGCGTCCTCGCCGTCTCCGCCCTCACCGGCGACGGCATCCCCGAACTGCGCCAGGCCGTCGCCGAACTCGTCGCCCCCAGAACGGCCGCGGCCCGCCGCCTCGCGGCCGACGTGGACGGCGTGGCCCGCGACCTCGGCCCGCTGTACATCGCGGACGCCTCCGAGGCGCCCGCCGGCCTCACCCCGCAGTCCCGCGAGGACTTCGAGGACCGCCTCGCCGCCGCGGTCGGCGCGCCCGCCGCCGGCCTCGCCGCCGAACGCGGCTGGCTGCGCCGCGCCGACCGCGCCTGCGGCACACCGTGGGCGCAGGGCCTGCGCCGCCTCGCCGCCCGCCAGGCGGAACGCCGTGGCGAGCCCGCCGGGCTCGCCACGAAGCGGCAGAGCGCGGGACCCCCGGCCGTCGCCCGCCCCGCCGTCGAACAGGCCGTGCGCGACCTCGCCGACGAAGCCGCCGACGGCCTGCCCGACCCCTGGGCCAGGGCGGTGCGGGACGCCGCCCGCCGGGGCGCGCGGGACCTGCCCGCCGCCCTGGACGCGGCGCTCGCCGGGGCACCCACCGAACGCCTGCCCCGGCCCCGCTGGTGGACGGCGGCGGCAGCCGCGCAGGCCGTCCTCCTCGCCGCGCAGCTCCTCGGCGTCTGCTGGCTGCTGATCGGCCTCGCCGGCCACCCGGTCGTCGCCGACTGGCTGCCGCCGCTGCTCCTCGCCGGCGGCTCGCTGGGCGGCCCGCTGCTCGCCTGGGGCTGCCGGATGGCGGCACGCGGCCCGGCGCGCGCCCACGGGCGGCAGGAGGAGTGGCGCCTGCGGCGGATCGCCGCCGACTGCGGCCACCGGCAGGTCCTCGAACCCGTCGCCGCCGAGCTGATGCGCTACCACGAGGTCAGGGAGCGCTACGTCGTCGCCGCGTCCCCCACGGGCGGGTCCGAGCTGTCCGGCAGGCTGCGCTGA